A region of Chitinophaga horti DNA encodes the following proteins:
- a CDS encoding phytoene desaturase family protein, which yields MNKRSFDVVIIGSGLGGLFCGAILSKHGYRVCILEKNKQIGGCLQTFSRDKVLFDSGVHYIGGLAAGQTLYKLFRYAGIMDKLNIERLDDKGFDRIVFDGDPVEYRMGQGYEQFIKGLCEQFPGEEDAINAYCKAIQETCACFPLYNLRTGTAEEKQSVLGIDAFEFISSLTRNNKLRQVLAGNNLLYAGVAGKTPFYVHALITNSYIESAWRCVNGGSQIGKYLSRVITENGGVIERYKEVIKITEENRAVTHVTIAGGEQIAAKHFISNVHPLRTMQLLDSDMIRGAYRTRLQSLENSMSCLMLNIALKPGSFPYYNYNLYLHQSDNAWSAVNYTPDTWPGSVGVYFQHNSHNEGFSDGISVLAYMRYEEVQPWAHTYNVVSRETDRGPEYETFKREKAEKLISLLEKRFPDLRNCIQSYSVGTPLTLRDYMGTTDGSMYGIMKDSQDPMRTLISPRTRVPNLYLTGQNLNLHGILGVTISAVLTCGEFIGLESLLEAINKE from the coding sequence ATGAACAAACGCTCATTTGATGTCGTCATCATTGGTAGCGGCCTTGGCGGCCTGTTTTGCGGAGCTATTCTCAGCAAACATGGTTATCGTGTATGTATATTGGAAAAGAACAAACAGATCGGCGGCTGCCTGCAAACCTTCAGTCGCGATAAGGTGCTGTTCGATAGTGGCGTGCATTATATCGGCGGACTGGCAGCGGGACAAACGCTTTACAAGCTGTTTCGTTATGCCGGCATCATGGACAAACTGAACATCGAACGCCTGGACGATAAAGGCTTTGATCGCATCGTTTTCGATGGTGATCCGGTGGAATACAGGATGGGGCAGGGGTACGAGCAGTTCATCAAAGGTCTTTGTGAGCAATTTCCTGGTGAGGAAGATGCGATAAACGCTTATTGCAAAGCCATACAGGAAACCTGCGCCTGCTTTCCGCTATATAACCTCCGGACCGGTACGGCAGAAGAAAAGCAGTCGGTATTAGGCATCGATGCGTTTGAATTTATCAGCAGTCTGACAAGGAACAATAAACTGCGGCAGGTGCTCGCAGGTAATAATCTTTTGTACGCAGGGGTGGCAGGCAAAACGCCGTTCTACGTGCATGCACTGATTACGAACAGTTACATCGAAAGCGCCTGGCGCTGTGTGAACGGTGGCTCGCAGATCGGGAAATACCTTTCACGGGTAATTACCGAAAACGGCGGCGTCATTGAACGGTATAAAGAAGTGATAAAGATCACCGAAGAAAACCGTGCAGTAACGCATGTAACCATCGCCGGTGGCGAACAAATCGCAGCGAAACATTTCATATCGAATGTACATCCGTTGCGAACCATGCAGCTGCTCGACAGCGACATGATCCGCGGGGCTTACCGCACCCGGTTGCAATCGCTGGAAAATTCCATGTCCTGTTTGATGCTGAACATCGCGCTCAAGCCGGGCAGTTTCCCGTATTACAACTATAACCTGTACCTCCACCAGTCAGATAATGCCTGGTCGGCGGTAAACTATACACCCGACACCTGGCCTGGCTCGGTAGGCGTATACTTCCAGCATAACAGCCATAACGAAGGCTTTTCGGACGGTATTTCGGTGCTGGCTTATATGCGTTATGAGGAAGTGCAGCCATGGGCGCATACCTACAATGTCGTGTCGCGGGAAACGGATCGCGGGCCGGAGTACGAAACATTTAAGCGTGAAAAGGCGGAGAAGCTTATCAGCCTGCTGGAAAAGCGTTTCCCGGATTTACGGAATTGTATACAGTCGTACAGCGTAGGCACGCCGCTCACGTTACGTGACTATATGGGCACCACCGACGGGTCGATGTATGGTATTATGAAAGACAGCCAGGACCCGATGCGGACGTTGATTTCGCCCCGCACCCGGGTGCCGAATTTGTATCTTACCGGGCAAAACCTGAACTTGCACGGTATTCTGGGCGTAACGATCAGCGCTGTACTTACCTGCGGCGAGTTTATCGGCCTGGAATCTTTACTGGAAGCGATTAATAAGGAATAA
- a CDS encoding C45 family peptidase, with the protein MKKRSSGWRRLGKIVLWTIGVLLILIIALCIYVVRAGKMDPPVIADKTPLQWERTQISPTAYTLGNSWFRKSQSGLFELYVEGKPFERGVAYGKLSAELVKRQEDVFTAQFKKMVPSESYLKFLKYFIGFFNRHLLDHVVEEYQQEIYGVSLSASDQYDFIGTNFQRIMNYHAAHDIGHALQSMALVGCTSFGTWNGRSADSNLIIGRNFDFYVGDEFAEDKIIAFYRPEQGHKFMMVTWAGFTGVVSGMNDQGLTVTINAAKTDYPTGSATPVSLVAREILQYAGNIQQAYAIAKKRKMFVAESFLIGSAADNRAALIEKTPDTIALYDPKGDEITCANHFQSPELSKLESNGIQMKESASPYRYKRLAELLQRNGPNTVEKTIGILRDQRGLNDSNIGMGNEKAVNQLIAHHAIVFEPKQLKVWVSTAPWQLGEFVAYDLNKVFAMKGLQTDHEICDSANIVPADTFLLTPDYKRFVDFRRLKADISDGKEIDVKRLIADNPEYYHAYVLAGDYLYKRKQYQAALPYYQQALTKVIATKAEEDHIRKQIESIHKK; encoded by the coding sequence ATGAAAAAGCGCAGTAGCGGATGGCGTAGGTTGGGAAAGATCGTCCTGTGGACGATCGGCGTGCTGTTGATATTGATTATAGCGCTGTGCATATATGTGGTGCGCGCGGGTAAAATGGACCCTCCGGTAATAGCGGATAAAACCCCGCTGCAATGGGAGCGAACGCAAATTAGTCCGACCGCCTATACATTGGGCAACAGCTGGTTCCGTAAGAGCCAGAGTGGCTTGTTTGAATTATACGTGGAAGGCAAACCGTTTGAAAGGGGCGTAGCGTATGGCAAACTCTCTGCTGAGCTGGTGAAGCGGCAAGAGGATGTGTTTACCGCACAATTCAAAAAGATGGTGCCATCGGAGAGCTACCTTAAATTTCTTAAATACTTTATCGGCTTCTTTAACCGCCATTTGCTGGACCACGTAGTTGAAGAATACCAGCAGGAAATTTACGGCGTATCGCTTTCTGCCTCCGATCAATACGATTTTATTGGCACCAACTTTCAGCGTATCATGAATTACCACGCCGCGCACGATATCGGGCACGCGTTGCAAAGCATGGCCCTTGTTGGTTGTACCTCTTTCGGTACCTGGAATGGCCGGTCTGCCGACAGCAACCTGATTATCGGCCGCAACTTTGATTTTTATGTGGGAGATGAGTTTGCAGAAGATAAGATCATTGCTTTTTATCGCCCCGAGCAGGGACATAAATTTATGATGGTGACCTGGGCGGGCTTTACCGGCGTGGTATCCGGCATGAACGACCAGGGGCTGACCGTAACGATCAACGCGGCCAAGACAGATTATCCAACCGGCTCGGCAACGCCCGTGTCGCTCGTAGCCAGGGAAATACTGCAATATGCAGGCAACATTCAGCAGGCGTACGCCATTGCGAAGAAGCGTAAAATGTTCGTAGCAGAATCTTTCCTGATCGGCTCTGCAGCAGATAATCGCGCTGCCCTGATCGAGAAAACGCCTGACACCATTGCCCTGTACGATCCTAAAGGCGACGAGATCACCTGTGCGAACCACTTCCAGAGCCCTGAGCTTTCCAAACTGGAGTCGAATGGCATACAAATGAAAGAAAGCGCTTCTCCTTACCGCTATAAACGTTTGGCCGAGCTGCTGCAACGCAACGGCCCGAACACTGTCGAAAAAACGATCGGCATCCTGCGCGATCAGCGTGGCCTGAACGACAGTAATATCGGGATGGGCAACGAAAAGGCCGTAAACCAGCTGATCGCCCACCACGCCATCGTGTTTGAGCCGAAGCAGCTGAAAGTATGGGTGTCGACCGCGCCATGGCAGTTAGGCGAATTCGTCGCTTATGATCTCAATAAAGTATTTGCCATGAAAGGGTTGCAAACCGATCATGAGATATGTGATAGTGCGAACATCGTTCCGGCCGATACCTTTTTGCTGACGCCGGATTACAAACGTTTCGTGGATTTCCGCCGGTTAAAGGCAGACATCAGCGATGGAAAAGAGATTGATGTGAAACGTTTGATCGCCGATAACCCGGAGTACTACCATGCTTACGTGCTGGCAGGCGATTACCTGTACAAACGTAAACAATACCAGGCGGCGCTGCCTTATTACCAGCAGGCGCTTACGAAGGTAATTGCTACCAAAGCGGAGGAGGATCACATTCGTAAACAAATAGAAAGCATTCATAAAAAATGA
- the acpS gene encoding holo-ACP synthase, whose protein sequence is MITGIGTDIVEVERVAAKIDKGQGFRELVFTPHEIGYCELQGSKYESYAARFAAKEAFLKALGTGYGHGGVHFYEIEIRNDAAGKPEIYLIGDAEKLYAERNIRQVSVSLSHVKTMATAFVIIEGF, encoded by the coding sequence ATGATCACCGGGATAGGTACCGACATCGTGGAAGTAGAACGTGTAGCCGCCAAAATTGATAAAGGGCAGGGCTTCCGGGAGCTGGTGTTTACACCGCACGAGATCGGCTATTGCGAACTACAGGGCAGTAAGTACGAAAGTTATGCCGCCCGTTTTGCCGCCAAAGAAGCTTTTCTGAAGGCGCTTGGCACTGGCTATGGCCATGGTGGTGTCCATTTTTACGAGATTGAAATACGGAACGATGCGGCCGGAAAACCGGAAATCTATCTGATTGGTGACGCAGAAAAGCTTTATGCAGAAAGAAACATCAGGCAAGTATCTGTTTCCCTTTCGCATGTAAAAACGATGGCCACAGCCTTTGTGATCATCGAAGGATTTTAA
- a CDS encoding phenylacetate--CoA ligase family protein, with the protein MYIPDIELQPKSRIKQFQEMELQHLLGYLRQFSPFYKEWFDQHGVDTGSIRTLEDLVKVPPVSKEDLQQRNWDFLCVDKSKIAEYTTTSGTLGKPVVLPLTEKDLQRLSYNEYISFSCANGTDSDIFQLMLTLDRQFMAGMAYYQGIRRLGAGVLRVGPGVPSLQWENIQRIQPTTIVAVPSFILKLMAYAEEHQIDINASSIKKAVCIGENIRNVDFSLNVLGRKITDSWNIQLFSTYASTEMQTAFTECNAGQGGHHHPELLIVELLDDNDQPVGPGQPGEVTITTLGVEAMPLLRYKTGDICQYDETPCSCGRQTLRLSPIIGRRKQMIKYKGTTLYPPALFDLLSDMEGVKEFVVEVFSNEIGTDEILLHLHTTEESEDMERKVRSYLQGKLRVIPQLRYCSMQELLKMQFPEGSRKPVKFIDNRR; encoded by the coding sequence ATGTATATACCCGATATAGAACTACAACCGAAAAGCAGGATCAAACAGTTCCAGGAAATGGAATTGCAACATTTGCTGGGCTACCTGCGCCAGTTTTCGCCATTTTACAAAGAATGGTTCGATCAGCACGGTGTAGATACAGGCAGCATTCGCACGCTGGAAGACCTGGTGAAGGTGCCGCCTGTGAGCAAAGAAGACCTGCAACAGCGCAACTGGGATTTCCTTTGCGTGGATAAAAGTAAGATCGCGGAATATACCACCACCTCGGGCACGCTGGGTAAACCGGTCGTGCTGCCGCTCACAGAAAAAGATTTACAACGACTGAGTTATAACGAATACATTTCGTTCTCCTGCGCCAACGGCACGGACAGCGATATTTTTCAACTGATGCTCACACTGGACCGCCAGTTCATGGCAGGTATGGCTTACTACCAGGGTATTCGTCGCCTCGGAGCAGGCGTTTTACGCGTAGGCCCTGGCGTACCATCGCTGCAATGGGAAAACATACAACGCATTCAGCCTACCACGATCGTGGCCGTTCCTTCTTTTATCCTAAAGTTGATGGCCTACGCCGAAGAACATCAGATCGACATTAACGCAAGCTCGATAAAGAAAGCCGTGTGCATCGGTGAAAACATCCGTAACGTAGATTTTTCGCTGAACGTGCTGGGACGTAAGATTACAGACAGCTGGAACATCCAGTTGTTTTCCACCTACGCCTCCACGGAAATGCAAACTGCGTTTACAGAATGTAACGCCGGCCAGGGCGGCCACCATCACCCCGAGCTGCTGATCGTAGAGCTCCTCGATGATAACGACCAGCCGGTTGGTCCGGGCCAGCCGGGTGAAGTGACCATCACCACACTTGGCGTAGAGGCGATGCCGTTACTCCGCTACAAAACCGGCGATATTTGTCAGTACGACGAAACGCCCTGCTCCTGCGGCCGGCAGACCCTCCGCTTATCACCGATCATCGGTCGCCGTAAACAGATGATCAAATACAAAGGCACGACGCTTTATCCGCCTGCGCTGTTCGATTTGCTCAGCGATATGGAAGGCGTGAAGGAGTTTGTAGTAGAAGTATTTTCCAACGAAATAGGCACCGATGAAATCCTACTGCACCTGCACACCACGGAGGAGTCGGAAGATATGGAACGTAAAGTTCGTTCGTACCTGCAGGGCAAACTTCGCGTAATACCACAGCTGCGCTATTGCAGCATGCAGGAGTTATTGAAGATGCAATTCCCGGAGGGAAGCAGGAAGCCGGTGAAGTTTATTGATAACAGAAGGTGA
- a CDS encoding DUF6702 family protein: protein MGLLFCKWLLPLYLHPFYVSVTEIKHNPGKQRLEVSCRIFADDFENTLKKNYNTTFDIIKPTNRRLVDSLAGDYIKKHLVLQADGKPVNLRYLGYEIQEDAAWCYLEAPAGATLNKLRLKDDLLFESHESQINMVHVIVKNERKSTKLDNPKADAEFNF from the coding sequence ATGGGGCTATTATTTTGTAAATGGCTGTTGCCACTCTACCTGCATCCGTTTTATGTGAGCGTTACGGAAATCAAGCACAATCCGGGTAAACAGCGGCTGGAAGTAAGCTGCCGCATATTTGCAGACGATTTTGAGAACACATTAAAGAAAAATTACAACACAACTTTTGATATCATCAAGCCAACCAATCGCCGGCTGGTGGACTCGCTCGCGGGGGACTATATCAAAAAGCACCTGGTGTTACAAGCCGACGGCAAACCCGTAAACCTTCGTTACCTCGGCTACGAAATCCAGGAAGACGCCGCCTGGTGTTACCTCGAAGCCCCTGCTGGTGCCACGCTGAACAAGCTGCGCCTGAAAGACGACCTGCTGTTCGAATCACACGAATCGCAAATTAATATGGTGCACGTGATCGTTAAAAACGAGCGCAAAAGCACCAAGCTCGACAATCCAAAAGCAGACGCGGAGTTTAACTTTTAG
- a CDS encoding HupE/UreJ family protein, with product MSEFGMYFQLGWQHIADLEGYDHILFIAALCAVYLLRDWKKVLVLVTAFTVGHSVTLALSVLNFIKVSSALIEFLIPVTIVITALTNIFRKNKDVTPERVQLSYWLALFFGLVHGMGFSNYLKSLLGTEGSVVMPLFAFNVGLEFGQLLIVAAILLIAGLAVNFGKVKRRDWTLFLSSAIFGIALIMTIERFNLLIKG from the coding sequence ATGAGTGAGTTTGGGATGTATTTTCAATTAGGTTGGCAACATATTGCAGACCTGGAGGGTTACGACCACATCCTGTTTATAGCCGCCCTGTGTGCTGTATACCTGCTGCGCGACTGGAAAAAGGTGCTGGTACTGGTAACGGCCTTCACTGTGGGGCATTCCGTGACCCTGGCGCTCAGCGTGCTGAACTTTATTAAAGTATCGTCTGCGCTGATCGAGTTCCTGATACCGGTGACGATCGTGATTACTGCTTTAACGAATATATTCCGGAAGAATAAAGACGTAACGCCTGAGCGTGTGCAGTTGAGTTATTGGCTGGCGTTGTTTTTCGGCCTCGTGCACGGGATGGGTTTTTCCAACTACCTGAAAAGCTTACTGGGTACGGAAGGTAGTGTAGTGATGCCGCTGTTCGCATTTAACGTAGGCCTCGAGTTCGGACAACTGCTCATCGTTGCGGCAATTCTACTGATAGCGGGCCTGGCGGTGAACTTCGGAAAAGTGAAGCGGCGCGACTGGACGTTGTTCCTTTCCTCCGCCATTTTCGGCATTGCGCTGATCATGACGATCGAACGTTTTAATTTATTGATCAAAGGCTGA
- a CDS encoding M1 family metallopeptidase, producing MFMKKHYALLGLLMAGNLAVMAQNNPGSNHGNKFEQLGTMLQDPNMYRSASGAPGPKYWQQRADYDITATLDDEKQKLTGSETITYYNNSPDPLTYIWLQLDENEHNPKSDNQHFDPSKMGERMTMRQVNGILGNDADMGVHIVKLTDASGNALPYTVNQTMMRVDLPKTLMPGEKLKLKIDWWYNITDRMTVGGRGGYEYFKEDNNYLYTMAQWYPRLAVYSDFQGWQNKQFTGRGEFALTFGNFRVSLNVPADHIIGSTGECRNYKEVLTAAQFQRWQQAQTAKEPLEVVTLDEANKAAQSKASGRKTWVYEADNVRDFAWVSSRRIVWDAMATNVEGKKTMAMSYYGPEAYPLYRKYSTKAVAHTLKVYSKHTIPYPYPVAISVEAANGMEYPMICFNYGRAEKDGTYSEATKYGMIGVIIHEVGHNFFPMIVNSDERQWTWMDEGLNTFCQFLAEQEWDNNYPSQRGPAHKIVDYMKMPKDQLEPIMTNSENIAQFGPNAYAKPATGLNILRETIMGRELFDFAFKEYARRWAFKHPTPADLFRTMEDASAVDLDWFWRGWFFGTDPVDISLDSVKWYRMDSKNPAVENKVDADAAGFNAEHIAQKRNREAGIKFAIDQDTSLQDFYNKWDRFAVTPAQQEAYTKFTSSLSPEEKKLYDSKKNFYELSFSNVGGLVMPVIIEWTFTDGSKEVETVPAYIWRKNEYKFTKVFAKDKLVTAIKVDPYRETADINEGNNMWPRAAVPSRFELFKMEAPVRGASTGGNPMQRARQ from the coding sequence ATGTTTATGAAGAAACACTATGCTTTACTGGGATTACTGATGGCGGGCAACCTGGCCGTAATGGCGCAGAACAATCCCGGCTCCAACCACGGTAATAAATTCGAGCAGTTGGGCACCATGTTGCAGGATCCCAACATGTACCGTTCTGCATCCGGCGCTCCAGGCCCGAAATACTGGCAACAGCGCGCGGACTACGATATTACCGCTACACTGGACGATGAGAAACAAAAACTCACCGGTTCCGAAACCATTACTTATTACAACAATTCCCCGGATCCGCTCACATACATCTGGCTGCAGCTGGACGAAAACGAACATAATCCGAAAAGCGACAACCAGCATTTTGATCCGAGCAAAATGGGCGAGCGGATGACGATGCGCCAGGTGAACGGTATTTTGGGTAATGATGCGGACATGGGCGTACATATCGTTAAACTGACGGACGCCAGTGGTAACGCGCTGCCCTACACGGTGAACCAGACGATGATGCGCGTAGACCTGCCTAAAACATTAATGCCCGGCGAAAAGCTGAAGCTGAAGATCGACTGGTGGTATAACATCACCGATCGTATGACGGTTGGCGGCCGTGGTGGTTATGAATATTTTAAGGAGGATAACAACTACCTCTACACGATGGCACAGTGGTATCCGAGACTGGCCGTGTATTCGGACTTCCAGGGCTGGCAGAACAAGCAGTTTACCGGTCGCGGTGAATTTGCGCTTACGTTCGGTAATTTCCGCGTTAGCCTTAATGTGCCTGCCGATCACATCATCGGCTCCACCGGCGAATGCCGTAACTATAAAGAAGTTTTGACTGCCGCCCAGTTTCAACGCTGGCAGCAGGCGCAAACAGCCAAAGAGCCACTGGAAGTCGTGACGCTCGACGAGGCGAATAAAGCCGCTCAAAGCAAAGCGAGCGGCCGCAAAACCTGGGTGTACGAGGCCGACAATGTGCGCGACTTCGCGTGGGTGTCCAGCCGCCGTATCGTTTGGGATGCAATGGCTACCAACGTAGAAGGAAAGAAAACAATGGCGATGTCGTACTACGGTCCGGAGGCTTACCCGCTGTACCGCAAGTATTCCACCAAAGCGGTGGCGCATACACTGAAAGTATATTCCAAACACACCATTCCTTATCCTTATCCCGTGGCTATTTCGGTAGAAGCGGCTAACGGCATGGAATATCCGATGATTTGCTTCAACTACGGCCGTGCAGAGAAAGACGGTACGTATTCCGAAGCGACGAAGTACGGCATGATCGGTGTGATCATTCACGAAGTGGGACATAACTTTTTCCCGATGATCGTGAACTCCGACGAGCGTCAATGGACGTGGATGGACGAAGGCCTGAACACATTCTGCCAGTTTCTCGCAGAGCAGGAGTGGGATAATAACTACCCGTCACAGCGCGGCCCGGCACATAAGATCGTTGATTATATGAAGATGCCGAAAGACCAGCTGGAACCGATTATGACCAATTCTGAAAACATCGCGCAATTCGGTCCGAACGCTTATGCAAAACCGGCTACAGGTCTCAACATCCTCCGCGAAACCATCATGGGCCGCGAACTGTTCGACTTTGCTTTTAAAGAATATGCACGCCGCTGGGCCTTTAAACATCCTACGCCTGCCGACCTTTTCCGCACGATGGAAGATGCGTCTGCCGTTGACCTGGACTGGTTCTGGCGCGGTTGGTTCTTCGGCACCGACCCGGTAGATATTTCCCTGGATTCTGTAAAGTGGTATCGTATGGATTCTAAAAATCCGGCGGTAGAAAATAAGGTAGATGCAGATGCCGCGGGCTTTAACGCCGAACACATCGCACAGAAACGTAACCGTGAGGCCGGCATCAAATTCGCCATCGACCAGGATACCAGCCTGCAGGATTTCTACAACAAATGGGACCGTTTCGCTGTAACGCCCGCCCAGCAAGAGGCTTACACGAAATTCACCAGCAGCTTATCTCCCGAAGAGAAAAAGCTGTACGATAGCAAAAAGAACTTTTATGAACTGAGCTTCAGCAACGTTGGCGGACTGGTAATGCCTGTCATCATCGAATGGACGTTCACCGACGGCTCTAAAGAAGTAGAAACCGTACCTGCTTACATCTGGCGCAAAAACGAATACAAATTCACCAAAGTGTTTGCAAAGGATAAACTCGTAACGGCGATCAAAGTCGATCCATACCGCGAAACGGCGGACATCAACGAAGGAAATAACATGTGGCCGCGTGCAGCAGTTCCTTCCCGTTTCGAACTGTTTAAAATGGAAGCGCCGGTACGCGGAGCATCTACGGGTGGCAACCCGATGCAGCGGGCCAGGCAATAA
- a CDS encoding alpha/beta hydrolase, which yields MKSLIYLLIGVLAPAITFAAKVDTVLVESAAMRKPVKCVIIRPHSYQKSRQRLPVVYLLHGYSGNHSDWVKKVPAIKSLADRDSLMIVCPDGGYGSWYFDSPVDSSWRYETFVAKELPAYVDRQYRTIADRKHRAIAGLSMGGHGALFLAIRHQNTFGAAGSMSGGVDIRPFPKNWDIAKRLGDSATHADNWKNYSVATVAEQLKDGDLQLNIDCGVKDFFIGVNRALHQQLLQSGIAHDYTERPGAHNWQYWENAVVYQLTFFKRYFAGR from the coding sequence ATGAAATCTCTTATTTATTTGCTGATAGGCGTACTCGCCCCGGCCATCACTTTTGCCGCAAAGGTCGACACCGTGTTGGTAGAAAGCGCTGCCATGCGTAAACCTGTTAAATGTGTGATCATCCGTCCGCATAGCTACCAGAAATCCAGGCAACGTTTGCCCGTCGTGTACCTGTTGCACGGCTATAGCGGTAATCATTCCGATTGGGTAAAGAAGGTGCCTGCCATTAAAAGCCTCGCCGACCGCGATTCGCTCATGATCGTTTGCCCGGACGGCGGCTATGGCAGCTGGTACTTCGACAGTCCGGTCGATAGCAGCTGGCGGTACGAAACGTTTGTAGCCAAAGAATTACCCGCCTACGTGGATCGCCAGTATCGAACTATTGCCGACCGTAAACACCGCGCTATCGCGGGTTTGAGCATGGGCGGCCACGGTGCATTGTTTCTCGCCATACGCCATCAAAATACATTCGGGGCGGCGGGCAGTATGAGTGGCGGAGTAGATATTCGTCCGTTCCCTAAGAACTGGGACATCGCTAAACGCCTTGGCGACAGTGCTACACACGCGGATAACTGGAAAAATTACAGTGTAGCTACAGTTGCAGAGCAGTTGAAAGATGGCGACCTGCAACTGAACATCGACTGCGGTGTGAAGGATTTCTTCATCGGCGTAAACCGCGCCCTGCATCAGCAGTTGTTACAAAGTGGTATTGCACATGATTATACCGAACGGCCAGGCGCGCATAACTGGCAGTATTGGGAGAACGCGGTGGTGTACCAGTTGACATTCTTCAAACGATATTTCGCGGGAAGATGA
- a CDS encoding AraC family transcriptional regulator has translation MKPILIKVGAFADNQITIIERCDPHFNTPFHFHPECELVYVTESHGKRIVGDSIESFDVGDMVFLGPNIPHVWYNDEAYYKGLDELKARSVVIYFPKDIFGDKFYGLPETKALTDLFHRAQRGMKIIGDTHELLRDEILSLPKKEGLERIIALLQILKTLAETKDCYYLASTGYSHAYNAKDNHKIDEVFKYVMNNFSKEISLQDVAGITNLSPQSFCRFFKNRTKKSFVQFLNEVRIGHACKRLTEEDWSIAEIAYSCGFKNLSNFNRFFKEIVGKTPKEYKNELRIKED, from the coding sequence ATGAAACCCATTCTTATTAAAGTGGGGGCCTTTGCCGACAACCAAATCACCATTATAGAGCGATGCGACCCGCATTTCAATACGCCCTTTCACTTTCATCCCGAGTGTGAGCTGGTGTATGTTACGGAGAGTCACGGCAAGAGAATCGTTGGCGACAGTATAGAGAGCTTCGACGTAGGAGACATGGTTTTCCTGGGACCAAACATCCCCCATGTATGGTACAACGACGAGGCATACTATAAGGGCCTGGACGAACTCAAAGCCCGATCGGTGGTGATTTATTTTCCAAAGGACATTTTCGGCGACAAGTTTTACGGCTTACCCGAAACCAAAGCCCTGACCGACCTCTTTCACCGCGCGCAACGCGGCATGAAAATCATTGGCGACACGCACGAACTGCTACGCGACGAAATTCTTTCCCTGCCCAAAAAAGAAGGCCTGGAGCGGATTATCGCCCTGTTACAGATCCTTAAAACGCTTGCGGAAACCAAGGATTGCTATTACCTGGCCAGCACCGGCTATTCCCACGCCTACAATGCGAAGGATAATCATAAGATAGATGAGGTGTTCAAATATGTGATGAACAACTTCTCTAAAGAGATATCACTCCAGGATGTGGCAGGCATTACCAACCTTTCCCCACAGTCGTTCTGCCGCTTCTTTAAAAACCGCACAAAGAAATCATTTGTACAGTTCCTGAATGAAGTACGTATCGGCCATGCCTGTAAACGACTTACCGAGGAAGATTGGTCCATCGCCGAAATCGCCTACTCCTGTGGTTTTAAGAATCTATCCAACTTCAACCGCTTTTTTAAAGAGATCGTAGGAAAAACCCCGAAAGAATATAAGAACGAGTTAAGGATTAAAGAAGACTAA